The genomic DNA TTCAACGACGTCACGGCGATCGTTCTCTACCACGTCGCGATCGCCGCCGCCGTCAGCGGAACGTTCTCCCTGCCGAACGCCGTGCTCGACCTGGTGCTGTCCGCCGTGGTCGCGGTCGCCGTCGGGCTCGCGCTCGGCTGGGCCGCGAACAGGCTGATGGACCTGCTCGACGACGTCACGCTGCAGATCGGTCTGACGCTGCTGGTGCCGTACGCGTCGTACGTCCTGGCCGAGGAACTGCACGGGTCCGGGGTGCTCGCGGTGCTCACCACCGCGCTGTTCCTCGCGGAGTACGCCACCGACGCGGACGACGTGATGACACGGCTCGCCGGGCACACGTTCTGGAACGTGGTGGACACCCTCGTCACCGGTGTCGCGTTCGGGCTGATCGGGCTCGAACTGCACAACGCCCTCAGGACGGCGTCCGGGCGGTGGGGCGAGATGCTGGGCTGGGCGGCGGCGATCGTGGCCGTGGTGGTGCTCGTACGGCTGGCGTATCTGCTGCCGGCGACCTGGCTGACCAAACGGCTGCACGCGAAACGGGACTACGACGAGGAGATCCCGACCTCGTGGCGCGAGACCGTCGTGATGTGGTGGGCCGGGATGCGGGGGGTGGCGTCCGCGGCCCTGGCGCTGGCCATTCCGCTGAAGATGGACGACGGGTCGCCGTTTCCGGACCGGGACGAGATCGTCTTCATCGCGTTCGGAGTGATCATGGGGACACTGGTGTTGCAGGGGCTGACGCTGCCGTGGCTGGTGAAGAGGCTGGGGGTGCGGGCCGACACGGGGAGCGAGAAGGCGTTCGAGAAGGCGTTGGCCATTCGGGCGGCGAAGGCGGCGAAGCGGCGGCTGCGGGAGATCGAGGACGTGGAGGAGTTGCCGGAGGAGCTGTCCGAGCAGTTGTTGCGGCGGGCGTTCGACATCGGGGCGCGGATCAGTCCTGATCTGGGGGACGAGGAGCGGCGGGAGGCGCACGAGCAGCGGGTCCGGCGGATGAAGAGGGTGCGGCGGATTCAGGGGGAGATGATGAGTGCGGCGCGGCATGAGGTGCTGGCCGCGCGGAGCGAGCCGGGGGCGGATCCGGAGATTGTGGACCGGGTGTTGCGGCATCTGGATGTGCGGAGTTTGCGTTGAAGTGTGTTCTCCCACCCGCGCACCGCCCGCTTCCAGCCGGTTGACAGGTGCGGGTCTCCCGTGGGGGGTGCGGCGGCGACTGCGGGTCGTGGGGGGAGTGGGCGGTGGTGTTCGTTGTGGGATGTGGCTCGGGGGCGGGGCGTCGTTGTGGCGTGTGTGTGGCGGGGGTGTAACTCCGAGGGCGGTTTTCGGGGGTGCTTTGTACGATTCGGTGATGACTCGCAACGTGGTGATCAGCGGTGGTGGTACGGGGATCGGGCTCGCGGCGGCCCGGGCTTTTGCCGGGGACGGGGACCAGGTGCTGCTGCTCGGGCGGCGGGCGGACGTGTTGGAGAAGGCGGAGGTGCCGGGCGCGCTCACCTACGCGGCCGACCTGAGTGATCCGCACGGCGTGCGCGGGGTCGCGGAGTTCGTCGCGGCCGAGTTCGGCACCGTCGATGTGCTCGTCCACAGTGCCGGAGGGGCCGGGAATCTGGAGCCCAGGACGGAGACCGACGACCCGCTCGAAGCCGTCGCCCACAACTGGACCGTGAACTTCCGGCTCAACGTGCTGACCGCCGCGCTGCTCACGGAGGCGTTGCGGGAGCGGCTCGCCTCGCCGGGCGGGCGGCTGCTGTTCCTCAGCTCCATCGCCGCCTACCGGGGGTCCGGGAGCGGGGCGTACGCGGCGGCCAAGGCCGCGCTGCATCCGTACGCCTTCGATCTGGCGCGGGAGTTGGGGCCGCGGGGCGTCACCGTGAACGTGGTGGCGCCCGGGTATGTCGAGGACACCGGGTTCTTCGGCGGGGAGATCGAGCAGGCGCGGCGTGAGCGGCTCGTCGCCGAGACCTCGACCGGCCGCGCGGGTACGCCCGGCGACATCGCCGCGACACTGCACTGGCTGGCGTCACCGGGCGCCGCGCACATCACCGCACAGGTGATCCAGGTCAACGGAGGAGCGGAACGCGGGCATTGAGCGCACCGGACTGCCCGCGGCCCGTCCCTCCGTGGACCTCCGTCCCTCCGTTGTCCTTTGACTGCCGACTGCCGACTGCCGACTGCCGACTGCTGACTGCTGACCTCGGGCCGCTGCCCGCGGTCAGCCCCGGCCCGTTCTCGGCGGCTCGAAGGCCCGGTGGGCCACGCCGTCCCGGGACGCGGTCCTGCCCGGCGGCACGACCGCGTCCGCCGTGTTGACGCGCGGCAGCGCGTAGGGGTGCTGCTCCGTCAGCCAACGGACCATCTGTTCACGGACCGTGACGCGCACCGTCCAGATGTCGTCCGCGTCCTTCGCGGTCACCAGGGCGCGCACCTGAATGGTGGTGGGTGTCGTGTCCGTGACCGCCAGGCCGTAGTCGCGGCCGTCCCAGGCCGGGCACTCGCGCACGATGTCCTGGAGCTTCTTGCGCATCTCCTCGACGGGCGTGGAGTGGTCGACGTGGAAGAAGACGGTGCCGGTCATCTGGGCGCTGCCCCGCGACCAGTTCTCGAAGGGCTGGGCGGTGAAGTACGAGACCGGCATCGTGATCCGGCGCTCGTCCCACGTCCGTACGGTCAGGAATGTCAGCGTGATCTCGTCGACCGTGCCCCACTCGCCGTCCACCACGACCGTGTCACCGAGCCGCACCATGTCGCCGAACGCGATCTGCAGTCCGGCGAAGAGATTGGCGAGCGTGGACTGGGCGGCGACACCGGCGACGATGCCCAGGATGCCGGCCGAGGCCAGCAGCGAGGCGCCGGCCGCCCGCATCGCCGGGAAGGTGAGCAGCATCGCGGCGACGGCCACCACGCCCACGATGGCGGAGACCACCCGCTGGATCAGCGACACCTGGGTGCGCACGCGGCGGACCCGGGCGGGATCGCGGTGGGCGGCCGCGTAGCGCCAGTACGAGGTCTCGACGATCGCCGCAGCGATGCGGACCACCAGCCAGGCCGTCGAGCCGATGAGGACGAGCGTCAGAGCCCGGCCTATGCCGATCCGGTGGTCCTCCAGCAGCTTCGCCTGGTCGTACGACCCTCTGAACAGGGCCGAGCACAGCACGAGCTGGAACGGCACGCCGCCGCGGCGCAGCAGGCCCCACAGGGGAGTCTCATGGTGTCGGCCGTCGGCCCGTCGCAACAGCTGGTCGACGGCCCAGCCGACGACCAGCGTGAGTACGAGCGAGCCGCCGACGACGATCAGCGGTCGCAGTACGTTCTCCATGCCTGCGAACGTAACCGGCCTGGCGGCCTCATGAACCTGTTTACTCTGCCCGGTCCGGGGTATCGCCGCAGGCCGGGTCGTCCGTCCGGGGTGCCGGTCCGGGCTGGCACCATGGCCTCATGAACATCATGCTCTTTCACTCGACCTACGGGTTGCGGCCCGCGGTGCGCGCCGCGGCGGACCGGTTGCGCGCCGCGGGACACGAGGTGTGGACGCCCGACCTCCTCGAGGGGCGCACCTTCGAGACCGTGGAGGAGGGCATGGCTTTCTGCGACGGGATCGGCAAGGACGAGCTGCTCAAGCGCGCGGTCCTGGCCGCCGCGCCCTACTCGGAGCGTGGCCTGGTGTACGCGGGCTTCTCGCTGGGCGCCTCCATCGCCCAGACCCTGGCGCTCGGCGACGAGAAGGCCCGCGGGCTGCTGCTCCTGCACGGCACGTCGGACATCGCCGAGAGCGCGTCGGTGGACGAGCTGCCGGTCCAGCTGCATGTCGCCGAGCCCGACGCGTTCGAGACGGACGACTGGCTGGGCGCCTGGTACCTGCAGCTGCGGAGAGCCGGGGCCGACGTGGAGGTCTATCGGTACGCGGGTGCCGGGCACCTCTACACCGACCCCGACCTGCCCGACTACGACGCGGAGGCGGCCGAGGCCACCTGGAAGGTGGCGCTCGGCTTCCTCGACAGCCTCTAGACGGACGTCATAGATGTAGCGGATGTCACAGACGTAGCGGACGTCGCGAATGTAGCGGACGTCACAGACGTAGCGGACGTCGCGCATGTAGCGGACGTCACACCGGATCGTACGTCCGCTCCACCTTCTGCGTGCCGCTGCGCGTGCGGTACGAGCGGGCCCAGGACGAGGTCGCGTTCGGGTCCGTGCGGTCGGAGAGCACGTAGTAGTCCATCTGCGCGCGGTCGGCGGTGATGTCCAGGACGCCGTAGCCGTGCCGGTCGGTGTCGACCCAGTGGACGTGCCGGTTGGCGGCGCGGATGAGCGGCGCGGCCACGGCCGAGACGGTGCCCTCGGGGACCTTGACGATGTCGTCGAGGTTGTCGGAGGTGACCGACGTGACCACGAACTCGGTGCCGGCCGACGCGGACAGCGGGTACGTACCGGCGTCGAACGGCACGTCGTTGGCCCACGCCATGTGGATGTCGCCGGTCAGGAAGACCGTGTTGCGGATCGCGTTGTTCCGCAGGTGGGCGAGGAGTTCACGGCGGTCGTCCGTGTAGCCGTCCCACTGGTCGGTGTTGAGGGCGATGCCCTCCTGCGGCAGCCCGAGCAGCTTGGCGAGCGGCTTGAAGAGGTCGGCGGAGAGCTCACCGATGGCGAACGGCGAGATCATCACCGAGTTGCCGACCAGCCGCCAGGTGGTGTCGGACGCCTTGAGCCCCGCCTTCAGCCAGTCGAGCTGGACCCGGCCCGTGAGCGTACGCTCCGGGTCGTCGACCGTGCCGCTGCCCGTGGACGCCTGCTGCGAGCGGAAGGACCGCAGGTCGAGCAGCGAGAGGTCGGCGAGCTTGCCGAAGCGCAGCCGCCGGTAGGTGGTCCCCTCGATCGCCGGGCGGACCGGCATCCACTCGAAGTAGGCCTGTTTCGCGGCGGCCTGACGTGCCGTCCAGGTGCCCTCGGCGCCCTCGGTGTGGTTCCCCGCGCCGCCCGACCACGCGTTGTCGGCGAACTCGTGGTCGTCCCAGATCGCGACGACCGGCGCCTTGTGATGCAGGGCCTGGAGGTCCGGGTCCGTCTTGTAACGGCCGTGCCGGGTGCGGTAGTCGGCGAGGGTGAGGATCTCGTTGGCGGGGGCGTGCGGGCGTACGACCTTGCCGCGGGCCGCGTACTCGCCGGACTTGTACTCGTAGATGTAGTCGCCCAGATGCAGCCAGGCGTCCAGGTCGCCGCGCGCGGCCAGGTGGCGGTACGGGGAGAAGTAGCCGGCCTCCCAGTTGGCGCACGAGACCACGCCGAAGCGCAGACCGGCCACGCCCGCGTCGGCGGCCGGGGCGGTGCGGGTGCGGGCGACGGGCGAGTCGGTGCCGCCGGCCGAGAAGCGGAAGAAGTAGTCCGTGGCCGGCTGGAGGCCGCGGATGTCCGCCTTGACGGTGTGGTCGGAGGCGGCGGTCGCGGTGGTGGAGCCCTTGGCGACGATCGCGGTGAACGTCTTGTCCTTGGCCACCGTCCAGCTCACCTCGGTGTCGGGGCCGAGCCCGGAGCCGGGTATCGCCTCGGCGGTGGGCGTCACCCGGGTCCACAGCAGGATGCCGTCGGGGAGCGGGTCGCCGGAGGCCACGCCGTGCAGGAAGGCGGGGGTCTCGGTGGCCGCGCGGGCGGGCAGTGCGGCGGCGAGCGGCCCGGCCAGGACGGCGGTGGCGGCCGCGGCCTTGACGACCGTACGGCGGCGCGGCGAGAACGTATGGGCGGTGTCGGATGATCTGTGTCGACTGGTCACGAGCGATCAGGTTACTGATCAGTATGAGCGAAGAGCGGGTGAACTCGTAAAAGTTCGCCCGCTCTTCGTTCGTCAGCCGCCCAAAAAGGCGCCGTGGCTCAGGCCTTGAGCGCCTTGTCGATCGCCGTCGTGTACTCGGCCACCGACATCGGCGCGTTCTGGCCGTCGGAGCCGGTGAGCTTCTTGCCGTCCATCTTCAGGGTCGGTGTGCCGGTCACGCCGCTCTTGTCGAACTTCTGCGACATGACCAGCGCCCACTTGTCGTAGGTGCCGCCCGTCACGGCCTTCTGGAACGCCTTGTTGTTCTTCAGGGCGTCCACCGTGTTCGCGACCTTGATCAGGTAGTCGTCGCTCTTGAACTTGTCGTCGGTCTCGTCCGGGTGCCACTTCGTCGAGTACAGGGCGGTCTTGTACTCGAGGAACGCCTCGGGGCTCACGTTCAGCGCGGCGCCCAGAGCGCTGAGCGCGTTCTTGGAGCCCTCGCCCTGGTCGCTGTTGTCGATGAACGTGGCACCGATGTACTGGACCTTGTACGTGCCGTCCGCGATGGCCTTGTCCACGGTCGAGCCGACGGTCTGCTCGAACTGGGCGCAGACCGGGCAGCGCGAGTCCTCGTACAGCTCCAGCGTCTTCTTGGCGTCGGCCTTGCCGAAGACGACCGTGGTGCCGTTCGTGCCCGTGGTGTTGGCCGGCTTGACGAGCTTGTCGTTCTTGGCGGCCTCCCAGTAACCGGGCTTGTTGTTCTGGACGACGAAGTAGCCGATGCCGCCGGCGACGGCCAGGACGGCGACGAGGGAGCCGGCGACCATGCCCTGCCGCTTGACTTTGTCGCGCTTGGCCTGGCGCTTGACTTTGTCGCGCTTGGCCTGGCGCTCGCGCTCGACGCGCAGCCGCTCACGGGCCGCCGTCTTCGCCGCCTGGCTGTTCCGCTTGCTCATAGTGGTGATCTCCATGTGGGACGCGCACAGGTCGTACGCGGGATACGTATGGGGGACTGCTGTCGCTCAGGCGAATACGGCCGAGCGAGGCGGTCCACGCCGTCCCAGGGAGTGCACGAACAGGCGCGTACGGACGGTGGAGATCCGGCGCGCGGGGCGCGCCGGCCGGCGTACCGGAGTGAGTCGTACGGTCACCGCGCTGACCGCGAGCAGCAGCGGCCGGAACGCGCTCACCGCCGCCGCGCGCAGCAACTGGGCCAGGGCGCGCTCGCCGCGGCGCAGCCAGGCGGCCGCCAGCAGCCCGGTGCCGACGTGCGCGGCGAGCAGCAGCCAGGCGGCGGCCGGGTCGGCGTGTGCGAGCAGGACGGCGGCGCGGTCGCTGCCGCCGCCGGTCACCCGGGCGAGCGGGGCGCCGACGCCGTTGCCGCCGCACAGCACGTCGAGGCCGACCGAGCGCAGCGGGCCCGCGACCGGGCCGCCCACCTTCCCGTAGCAGACGTGCTGCCCCATGGTGAAGACCGTGTCGGCGGCCAGCTCGAGAGGGACCAGCAGCGCGGCGATCTTTCCGAAGCCGCGCTCGCGGCCCGCCAG from Streptomyces avermitilis MA-4680 = NBRC 14893 includes the following:
- a CDS encoding Na+/H+ antiporter; the protein is MDQLALLFVLLLGAVVSVPVGDRFGLPAPVLMTLLGIGLAVADFVPNVDIPPDLILPALLPPLLYAAVRRTSWRQFTANKRPIFLLAVALVFVTTAVVALVAGAIVPGLPIAAAVALGALVAPPDPVAATAVAGQLGLPRRLVSILEGEGLFNDVTAIVLYHVAIAAAVSGTFSLPNAVLDLVLSAVVAVAVGLALGWAANRLMDLLDDVTLQIGLTLLVPYASYVLAEELHGSGVLAVLTTALFLAEYATDADDVMTRLAGHTFWNVVDTLVTGVAFGLIGLELHNALRTASGRWGEMLGWAAAIVAVVVLVRLAYLLPATWLTKRLHAKRDYDEEIPTSWRETVVMWWAGMRGVASAALALAIPLKMDDGSPFPDRDEIVFIAFGVIMGTLVLQGLTLPWLVKRLGVRADTGSEKAFEKALAIRAAKAAKRRLREIEDVEELPEELSEQLLRRAFDIGARISPDLGDEERREAHEQRVRRMKRVRRIQGEMMSAARHEVLAARSEPGADPEIVDRVLRHLDVRSLR
- a CDS encoding SDR family NAD(P)-dependent oxidoreductase encodes the protein MTRNVVISGGGTGIGLAAARAFAGDGDQVLLLGRRADVLEKAEVPGALTYAADLSDPHGVRGVAEFVAAEFGTVDVLVHSAGGAGNLEPRTETDDPLEAVAHNWTVNFRLNVLTAALLTEALRERLASPGGRLLFLSSIAAYRGSGSGAYAAAKAALHPYAFDLARELGPRGVTVNVVAPGYVEDTGFFGGEIEQARRERLVAETSTGRAGTPGDIAATLHWLASPGAAHITAQVIQVNGGAERGH
- a CDS encoding mechanosensitive ion channel family protein — protein: MENVLRPLIVVGGSLVLTLVVGWAVDQLLRRADGRHHETPLWGLLRRGGVPFQLVLCSALFRGSYDQAKLLEDHRIGIGRALTLVLIGSTAWLVVRIAAAIVETSYWRYAAAHRDPARVRRVRTQVSLIQRVVSAIVGVVAVAAMLLTFPAMRAAGASLLASAGILGIVAGVAAQSTLANLFAGLQIAFGDMVRLGDTVVVDGEWGTVDEITLTFLTVRTWDERRITMPVSYFTAQPFENWSRGSAQMTGTVFFHVDHSTPVEEMRKKLQDIVRECPAWDGRDYGLAVTDTTPTTIQVRALVTAKDADDIWTVRVTVREQMVRWLTEQHPYALPRVNTADAVVPPGRTASRDGVAHRAFEPPRTGRG
- a CDS encoding dienelactone hydrolase family protein, which encodes MNIMLFHSTYGLRPAVRAAADRLRAAGHEVWTPDLLEGRTFETVEEGMAFCDGIGKDELLKRAVLAAAPYSERGLVYAGFSLGASIAQTLALGDEKARGLLLLHGTSDIAESASVDELPVQLHVAEPDAFETDDWLGAWYLQLRRAGADVEVYRYAGAGHLYTDPDLPDYDAEAAEATWKVALGFLDSL
- a CDS encoding alkaline phosphatase D family protein, with protein sequence MTSRHRSSDTAHTFSPRRRTVVKAAAATAVLAGPLAAALPARAATETPAFLHGVASGDPLPDGILLWTRVTPTAEAIPGSGLGPDTEVSWTVAKDKTFTAIVAKGSTTATAASDHTVKADIRGLQPATDYFFRFSAGGTDSPVARTRTAPAADAGVAGLRFGVVSCANWEAGYFSPYRHLAARGDLDAWLHLGDYIYEYKSGEYAARGKVVRPHAPANEILTLADYRTRHGRYKTDPDLQALHHKAPVVAIWDDHEFADNAWSGGAGNHTEGAEGTWTARQAAAKQAYFEWMPVRPAIEGTTYRRLRFGKLADLSLLDLRSFRSQQASTGSGTVDDPERTLTGRVQLDWLKAGLKASDTTWRLVGNSVMISPFAIGELSADLFKPLAKLLGLPQEGIALNTDQWDGYTDDRRELLAHLRNNAIRNTVFLTGDIHMAWANDVPFDAGTYPLSASAGTEFVVTSVTSDNLDDIVKVPEGTVSAVAAPLIRAANRHVHWVDTDRHGYGVLDITADRAQMDYYVLSDRTDPNATSSWARSYRTRSGTQKVERTYDPV
- a CDS encoding thioredoxin domain-containing protein, which codes for MSKRNSQAAKTAARERLRVERERQAKRDKVKRQAKRDKVKRQGMVAGSLVAVLAVAGGIGYFVVQNNKPGYWEAAKNDKLVKPANTTGTNGTTVVFGKADAKKTLELYEDSRCPVCAQFEQTVGSTVDKAIADGTYKVQYIGATFIDNSDQGEGSKNALSALGAALNVSPEAFLEYKTALYSTKWHPDETDDKFKSDDYLIKVANTVDALKNNKAFQKAVTGGTYDKWALVMSQKFDKSGVTGTPTLKMDGKKLTGSDGQNAPMSVAEYTTAIDKALKA